One stretch of Camelus bactrianus isolate YW-2024 breed Bactrian camel chromosome 19, ASM4877302v1, whole genome shotgun sequence DNA includes these proteins:
- the NNAT gene encoding neuronatin isoform X3, with the protein MAAVAAASAELLIIGWYIFRVLLQVFLECCIYWVGFAFRNPPGTQPIARSVQVLPAEAGVHCVENRAACAGRAPPPGPQLRLQPPPLGGRVTRCSCEIPPAWEPMPHRNGGSPLPSRQRSTCQGQ; encoded by the exons ATGGCGGCAGTTGCGGCAGCCTCGGCGGAACTGCTCATCATCGGCTGGTACATTTTCCGTGTGCTGCTGCAG GTGTTCCTGGAATGCTGCATTTACTGGGTAGGATTCGCTTTTCGAAATCCTCCAGGGACACAGCCCATTGCGAGAA GTGTTCAGGTACTCCCTGCAGAAGCTGGCGTACACTGTGTCGAGAACCGGGCGGCATGTGCTGGGAGAGCGCCGCCACCGGGCCCCCAACTGAggctccagcccccacccctgggcGGCCGTGTCACCAGGTGCTCCTGTGAAATTCCACCAGCATGGGAGCCAATGCCGCACAGGAACGGGGGGTCCCCTCTGCCCTCTCGCCAGAGGAGCACTTGCCAAGGTCAGTGA
- the NNAT gene encoding neuronatin isoform X2 codes for MAAVAAASAELLIIGWYIFRVLLQVFRYSLQKLAYTVSRTGRHVLGERRHRAPN; via the exons ATGGCGGCAGTTGCGGCAGCCTCGGCGGAACTGCTCATCATCGGCTGGTACATTTTCCGTGTGCTGCTGCAG GTGTTCAGGTACTCCCTGCAGAAGCTGGCGTACACTGTGTCGAGAACCGGGCGGCATGTGCTGGGAGAGCGCCGCCACCGGGCCCCCAACTGA
- the NNAT gene encoding neuronatin isoform X1, which produces MAAVAAASAELLIIGWYIFRVLLQVFLECCIYWVGFAFRNPPGTQPIARSEVFRYSLQKLAYTVSRTGRHVLGERRHRAPN; this is translated from the exons ATGGCGGCAGTTGCGGCAGCCTCGGCGGAACTGCTCATCATCGGCTGGTACATTTTCCGTGTGCTGCTGCAG GTGTTCCTGGAATGCTGCATTTACTGGGTAGGATTCGCTTTTCGAAATCCTCCAGGGACACAGCCCATTGCGAGAAGTGAG GTGTTCAGGTACTCCCTGCAGAAGCTGGCGTACACTGTGTCGAGAACCGGGCGGCATGTGCTGGGAGAGCGCCGCCACCGGGCCCCCAACTGA